The Bacteroidales bacterium WCE2008 genome includes a region encoding these proteins:
- a CDS encoding DNA-(apurinic or apyrimidinic site) lyase /endonuclease III produces the protein MNRKERFGHVVRWFEDNVPVAETELHYETPFQLLIAVILSAQCTDRRVNMTTPAIIERFPDPRSLAAASFDDLFPLVKSISYPNNKTKHLIAMAQMLVSDFGGEVPSDIDALMSLPGVGRKTANVIASIIYDKPVIAVDTHVFRVSHRIGLSAGKTPRAVELDLERHIPAEKRAIAHHWLILHGRYTCTARNPKCSSCGLNQWCIDYLSRQASL, from the coding sequence ATGAACCGCAAAGAAAGATTCGGCCATGTTGTCCGGTGGTTCGAGGACAATGTCCCTGTCGCCGAGACGGAGTTGCACTATGAGACCCCGTTCCAGCTTCTGATCGCCGTCATCCTTTCGGCCCAGTGCACCGACCGCCGCGTGAACATGACGACTCCTGCGATAATCGAGCGCTTTCCGGATCCCCGGAGTCTTGCCGCAGCATCTTTCGACGATCTCTTCCCGTTAGTCAAGTCCATCTCCTACCCCAACAACAAGACAAAACATCTTATCGCGATGGCGCAGATGCTTGTCTCCGACTTCGGAGGCGAGGTTCCTTCCGACATCGACGCCCTGATGTCCCTCCCGGGAGTCGGCCGAAAGACCGCCAACGTGATAGCGTCCATAATCTACGACAAGCCTGTCATCGCAGTAGATACGCACGTCTTCCGCGTATCTCACAGGATCGGCCTCTCGGCAGGAAAAACTCCGCGCGCCGTCGAGCTTGACCTGGAGCGCCACATTCCGGCCGAGAAAAGGGCTATCGCCCACCACTGGCTTATCCTGCACGGCCGATATACATGTACAGCCCGCAATCCGAAATGTTCTTCATGCGGGCTGAACCAATGGTGTATCGATTATCTTAGCCGTCAGGCTTCTTTATGA
- a CDS encoding glycine C-acetyltransferase yields MLDIFDRISRDSGGPIGQYFEQGFGYYMYPRLEGELGPHMMFNGIPVLNWSLNNYLGLANHPEVRKADAQAAADWGLAYPMGARMMSGHTRYHEKLEKIFADFEKKEDAFLFNFGYQGIVSAIDALTARHDVIVYDAECHACLLDGIRLHIGSKYKYRHNNIEDCEKVLERACAEADENGGGVLLITEGVYGMTGALGKLDKIVALKKKYNFRILIDDAHGFGLLGPHGRGTSEHFGVMDGIDLYIGAFAKSMASIGGFIAGPHAIINYLRANMRSQMYAKSLPMPFVLGNIKRMEIIDSPEGDELRKKCWAITHAIQNGFREEGFDIGEAEACVTPVHIKGGVAQATKMAKDLRENYKIFCSMVIYPVIPKGMIIFRIVSTAAHTMEDVEYTLKAFKEIKAKLDAGAYDGDDIAAMTVE; encoded by the coding sequence ATGCTGGATATTTTCGACCGTATTTCACGTGACTCGGGAGGCCCGATCGGCCAGTATTTCGAGCAGGGATTCGGGTACTACATGTATCCGAGGCTCGAAGGCGAGCTCGGCCCTCACATGATGTTCAACGGCATTCCGGTACTCAACTGGAGCCTTAACAACTATCTGGGCCTTGCCAACCATCCTGAGGTGCGCAAGGCAGACGCCCAGGCCGCTGCGGACTGGGGCCTCGCATACCCTATGGGCGCGAGGATGATGTCGGGCCATACGAGATATCACGAGAAACTGGAGAAGATATTCGCCGATTTCGAGAAGAAAGAGGATGCCTTCCTCTTCAATTTCGGATACCAGGGTATCGTATCGGCCATTGACGCCCTTACTGCAAGGCATGACGTGATCGTCTATGACGCGGAGTGCCATGCATGCCTTCTCGACGGTATCCGGCTCCATATCGGCAGCAAGTACAAATATCGCCACAACAACATCGAGGACTGCGAGAAGGTGCTCGAGCGTGCCTGCGCCGAGGCTGATGAAAACGGAGGCGGCGTCCTCCTCATCACCGAAGGCGTATATGGCATGACCGGAGCCCTCGGAAAGCTCGACAAGATCGTGGCCCTGAAGAAAAAATACAACTTCCGCATACTTATCGACGATGCCCATGGATTCGGACTCCTCGGCCCTCACGGAAGGGGAACTTCCGAGCATTTCGGGGTGATGGACGGTATCGACCTCTATATCGGCGCCTTCGCCAAGAGCATGGCTTCGATCGGAGGCTTCATCGCCGGCCCGCATGCGATAATAAACTATCTGAGGGCCAACATGCGCTCCCAGATGTATGCGAAGTCGCTGCCGATGCCGTTCGTGCTCGGCAATATCAAGAGAATGGAAATCATAGATTCTCCGGAGGGAGACGAGCTCCGCAAGAAGTGCTGGGCCATCACCCATGCCATCCAGAACGGCTTCCGCGAGGAAGGATTCGACATCGGAGAAGCCGAAGCATGCGTCACCCCTGTCCATATCAAGGGCGGAGTGGCCCAGGCTACCAAGATGGCCAAGGACCTTCGTGAGAACTACAAGATTTTCTGTTCGATGGTGATCTATCCTGTGATTCCGAAAGGTATGATTATCTTCAGGATCGTCAGCACTGCAGCCCATACGATGGAGGATGTGGAATATACGCTCAAAGCTTTCAAGGAAATCAAGGCGAAACTCGACGCCGGAGCTTACGACGGTGACGACATCGCTGCAATGACTGTTGAATGA
- a CDS encoding DNA gyrase subunit B, translating into MIENEEMKQAEEQYSASSIQVLEGLEAVRKRPSMYIGDVGERGLHHLVYEVVDNSIDEAMAGFCTDIDVVINEDNSISVQDNGRGIPTGMHPKEHRSALEVVLTVLHAGGKFSKSNYKVSGGLHGVGVSCVNALSDLLVAEVHREGKIHVQKYSKGKPITPVEVVGDCEDTGTKITFHPDATIFTQSTVYKYDTLAARMRELSYLNKGIRITLTDLRTLVDEFEVDETGESKATGRQINRHDVFYSQEGLKEFISYLDAGAEELIPEPVCVTSDKIIPIDIALQYNAGYSEKIYSYVNNIHTIEGGTHLQGFKMGLSRALKNYAEKNNLLAKLKVELAPEDFREGLTAVVSVKVAEPQFEGQTKTKLGNPEVTSAVSQATSAAMDTYLEENPKFGKTIIEKIVLAATARNAARKAREMVQRKTVMTGAGMPGKLADCSERDPAMCELFLVEGDSAGGTAKQGRDRRTQAILPLRGKILNVEKAAGDRAFESQEVRNIYTALGVSVAQEDETGEKKMDLSKLRYHKVIIMTDADVDGSHIATLILTFFFRYMLDLIKNGYVYLATPPLYLVKKGKEEVYCWTDEQRAEATARLGKGSDKGVTVQRYKGLGEMSDQQLWDTTMDPSRRLLRQITIDNAAEAERTFSMLMGEDVPPRRQFIEENAHYANIDA; encoded by the coding sequence ATGATAGAAAACGAAGAAATGAAACAGGCCGAAGAGCAGTATTCGGCGAGCAGTATCCAGGTGTTGGAGGGACTCGAAGCTGTCCGCAAGAGACCTTCAATGTACATCGGTGATGTAGGAGAGAGGGGATTGCACCACCTCGTCTATGAGGTAGTCGACAACAGTATCGACGAGGCGATGGCCGGATTCTGCACTGACATCGATGTCGTTATAAACGAGGATAACTCAATTTCAGTCCAGGATAATGGTCGTGGTATCCCGACCGGAATGCATCCGAAGGAGCACAGGTCCGCCCTCGAGGTCGTGCTTACAGTGCTTCATGCCGGAGGTAAGTTCAGCAAGTCAAACTACAAGGTTTCCGGAGGTCTCCACGGAGTCGGCGTATCCTGCGTGAATGCGCTTTCTGACCTTCTCGTTGCAGAAGTTCACCGTGAGGGCAAGATCCATGTCCAGAAATACTCCAAGGGCAAGCCTATCACCCCTGTGGAGGTCGTAGGCGACTGCGAGGATACCGGTACAAAGATTACCTTCCATCCGGACGCCACTATATTCACCCAGAGCACGGTCTACAAGTATGACACCCTCGCCGCCCGCATGCGCGAGCTCTCATACCTGAACAAGGGTATCCGCATCACCCTTACCGACCTCCGTACCCTCGTGGACGAGTTCGAGGTGGACGAGACAGGAGAATCAAAGGCTACCGGACGCCAGATCAACCGTCACGACGTGTTCTATTCCCAGGAAGGTCTCAAGGAGTTCATCTCCTACCTCGACGCAGGTGCCGAGGAACTGATTCCGGAGCCGGTCTGCGTGACATCTGACAAGATCATCCCTATCGACATCGCTCTCCAGTACAACGCCGGATACAGCGAGAAGATATACTCATACGTCAACAATATCCATACGATCGAAGGCGGTACCCACCTCCAGGGATTCAAGATGGGTCTCTCGAGGGCGCTCAAGAACTACGCCGAGAAGAACAACCTCCTTGCGAAGCTCAAGGTCGAGCTTGCTCCGGAGGACTTCCGCGAAGGTCTTACGGCCGTCGTTTCGGTAAAGGTTGCGGAGCCTCAGTTCGAAGGCCAGACCAAGACCAAGCTCGGTAACCCTGAGGTTACTTCTGCCGTGTCCCAGGCTACTTCCGCCGCCATGGATACCTATCTCGAGGAGAATCCTAAGTTCGGAAAGACCATCATCGAGAAGATCGTGCTTGCAGCTACTGCCCGTAACGCAGCCAGGAAGGCCCGCGAGATGGTGCAGCGCAAGACCGTGATGACGGGAGCCGGCATGCCGGGCAAGCTGGCTGACTGCTCCGAGAGGGACCCTGCGATGTGCGAGCTCTTCCTCGTCGAGGGAGATTCCGCAGGCGGTACCGCAAAGCAGGGCCGTGACCGTCGTACTCAGGCCATCCTTCCGCTGAGAGGTAAGATCCTCAATGTGGAGAAAGCTGCAGGTGACAGGGCTTTCGAGAGCCAGGAGGTGCGTAACATCTATACCGCCCTCGGTGTCTCAGTGGCCCAGGAGGATGAGACCGGAGAGAAGAAGATGGACCTCAGCAAGCTCCGTTACCACAAGGTCATAATCATGACCGATGCCGATGTCGACGGTAGCCATATCGCCACCCTTATCCTGACATTCTTCTTCCGCTATATGCTCGACCTCATCAAGAACGGCTACGTATATCTCGCAACTCCGCCTCTCTACCTCGTGAAGAAAGGCAAGGAAGAGGTATATTGCTGGACCGACGAGCAAAGGGCCGAAGCTACTGCACGCCTCGGAAAGGGCTCTGACAAGGGCGTTACCGTCCAGAGGTACAAAGGTCTTGGTGAAATGAGCGACCAGCAGCTCTGGGATACCACTATGGATCCTTCCCGCCGTCTGCTCCGCCAGATCACCATCGACAACGCAGCCGAGGCTGAGAGGACATTCTCGATGCTCATGGGCGAAGACGTTCCGCCTCGCCGCCAGTTCATCGAGGAGAATGCACATTACGCAAATATCGACGCTTAA
- a CDS encoding trigger factor: MNIVKNQVDDLNLQITVNIAADDYAAAEKKKLNEVRRRADFKGFRKGMVPMTLVQKVYGEQVLGESVNEVLSDAINNFIKENKLNVVGEPLPSEDQPELEWKSGNDFSFKFDIATTPEVKLDVTKDDKIPYYSINVTKEAKNEMKENMLKQVGSLQDGKKAGEDDFVIADLSNGEINVEGAYIAVRNVMGDAHAKFVGAKAGDIIDVDVNVAFENETDRASMLKIKKEELAGINPAFQATVKNIKTYVDAEENQETYDKLFGEDKVHNTEEFDAAVEERLAANYKQEADYRLGKDIRDYLVEKANIALPESFLKRWLFKVNEGKFTMEEIEKEFDSFLADFRWQMVRGTIMQKNGLKVDEKDIREAAEGFVAYQYAMYGLGNVPQEMIQEAAKNVLKDENQVRRLEESVEEQKVVAAVKEVVTLQTKKISVEKFRELK, encoded by the coding sequence ATGAATATTGTTAAGAACCAGGTTGACGATCTCAATCTCCAGATCACGGTCAACATCGCTGCAGACGACTACGCCGCAGCAGAGAAGAAGAAGCTGAATGAAGTACGTCGCAGAGCAGATTTCAAGGGTTTCCGCAAAGGTATGGTCCCTATGACTCTCGTGCAGAAGGTTTACGGAGAGCAGGTGCTCGGCGAGTCCGTCAATGAGGTACTCTCCGATGCTATCAACAACTTTATAAAGGAAAACAAACTCAATGTAGTAGGCGAGCCTCTTCCAAGCGAGGACCAGCCGGAGCTCGAGTGGAAGTCAGGCAATGACTTCTCTTTCAAGTTCGACATCGCTACTACTCCTGAGGTGAAACTCGACGTCACCAAGGATGATAAAATCCCTTACTACTCAATCAACGTTACAAAAGAGGCCAAGAACGAGATGAAGGAGAACATGCTCAAGCAGGTAGGTTCCCTTCAGGACGGCAAGAAGGCCGGTGAGGATGATTTCGTAATCGCTGACCTCTCCAACGGTGAGATCAACGTCGAGGGTGCTTATATCGCCGTAAGGAACGTCATGGGTGATGCCCACGCCAAGTTCGTAGGAGCTAAGGCTGGCGATATCATCGATGTCGACGTGAATGTAGCTTTCGAGAACGAGACCGACAGGGCATCTATGCTCAAGATCAAGAAAGAGGAGCTCGCAGGCATCAACCCTGCTTTCCAGGCTACCGTAAAGAATATCAAGACCTATGTTGATGCAGAAGAGAATCAGGAGACTTATGACAAGCTCTTCGGCGAAGACAAGGTGCACAATACTGAAGAATTCGACGCCGCTGTAGAAGAAAGACTCGCTGCCAACTACAAGCAGGAGGCTGACTACAGACTCGGCAAGGACATCCGTGACTACCTCGTAGAGAAGGCAAACATCGCTCTTCCTGAGTCATTCCTCAAGAGATGGCTCTTCAAGGTCAACGAGGGTAAATTCACCATGGAAGAGATCGAGAAGGAGTTTGACAGCTTCCTCGCTGACTTCCGTTGGCAGATGGTACGCGGTACCATCATGCAGAAGAATGGTCTCAAGGTTGACGAGAAGGATATCCGTGAGGCTGCTGAAGGCTTCGTAGCTTACCAGTACGCTATGTACGGTCTCGGTAACGTCCCTCAGGAGATGATCCAGGAGGCTGCCAAGAACGTGCTCAAGGACGAGAACCAGGTTCGCCGTCTCGAGGAGAGCGTAGAGGAGCAGAAAGTCGTGGCCGCAGTCAAGGAAGTCGTTACTCTTCAGACCAAGAAGATCTCCGTAGAGAAATTCCGTGAACTTAAGTAA
- a CDS encoding Tetratricopeptide repeat-containing protein: MKMNRMIAAIAVILIASQAVIPLKSEAQTKENLRAIDFYEKGLYTQARNEFEKLPEDPVNAGYALLCAIRLKTADYPAMLEKYMARYPYSGLMPEIRYRHGLNLFDAGNYSEAADVLSTVDEKGIDKENIAELVFKKSFAYYETRRYDNAMPGLERVDGMPLGDFSAPARYTAGSICYEREQFKEAIDWFSKSASDPRFSEISGYYIMDSKYMLGDYDYVISHSEEAYSEVPDDRRPHLARIISESYLIKGDADKARTYFEDAREGGNMDRGDYFYAGSLLFATKDYKGAVENYTKMTDRTDSIGQIANYQLGYSYIQTRNKVAAMKSFADASSKKFDPQIREDAYFNYAKLAFDLNNDSSVFERYIKEFPDAGRGELIYSYQALAALYNHDYAGAVAAYDKIENLDKDQAGNYMKANYLRASQLIANGAYRSAIPCLQAASSYAGRQSAFGQLSRYWLAESYFRDGQYSQAREIYTALYNASALDRRQEGKALSYGIAYTYFKEDKYDQAARWFDTYLKSGDRLYRTDASVRRGDCLFMNRKYDDAIAAYGLAIGDGPESLYPVYQSGIAYGLAGKNAAKIEMLSRARKASPSDPFWAESMYELGRAYVSGKDEAAADECYRAIVSSSRDTTFIARALIGLGMNARNGKNYDDALGYYKQVVEKMPGSEFSEDALLAIESIYQAKQEPEGYLAYIESVSRLDKSDTDKEAMLFSGAEQVFYSENYDKALNSLAAYMERYPEGGNYVKAMFYTAEAHRMLGNKEQACDWYRKVLDKAEGKVAEEAARNYATLSYGMERFEDALDGYVRSGNHVGSTLAAYGAKKYDAVPGYAEAVLADNSSTADEKRVAEFLKAKSLLATSHREEAYAIFAKLSSKTKNPEGAESAFLMIQDAYDRGDFDDVKKRVFALSDSGTGENYWMAKAFIVLGDSYADQEDFRQARATFESVRDGYKPGGSGDDVLDSVKMRLAKLTEIENE; encoded by the coding sequence ATGAAAATGAACAGAATGATTGCCGCAATCGCGGTAATTCTCATTGCTTCACAGGCCGTCATCCCTCTGAAATCGGAGGCGCAGACCAAAGAAAACCTTCGCGCAATCGACTTCTATGAAAAAGGCCTATATACCCAAGCTCGCAACGAATTCGAGAAACTTCCGGAAGATCCTGTAAACGCAGGCTATGCGCTTCTCTGCGCGATCCGTCTCAAGACTGCGGATTATCCGGCAATGCTTGAAAAATATATGGCCCGGTATCCTTATTCGGGCCTTATGCCTGAAATTCGTTACAGGCACGGTCTGAATCTTTTCGATGCCGGCAATTACTCCGAGGCTGCCGACGTCCTTTCGACGGTAGACGAAAAGGGCATCGATAAAGAGAATATAGCTGAACTCGTGTTCAAGAAATCGTTCGCTTATTACGAGACACGTCGTTACGACAATGCCATGCCGGGACTCGAAAGAGTGGACGGGATGCCTCTCGGAGACTTCTCCGCTCCGGCCCGCTATACGGCAGGCTCGATCTGCTACGAAAGGGAGCAGTTCAAGGAAGCGATAGACTGGTTCTCCAAAAGCGCTTCCGACCCGCGTTTCTCAGAGATATCCGGCTACTATATCATGGACTCCAAGTATATGCTCGGCGACTATGATTATGTCATCAGCCATTCCGAAGAAGCATATTCTGAAGTGCCGGACGACCGCCGTCCTCATCTTGCAAGGATCATCTCCGAGTCGTACCTCATAAAAGGCGATGCCGACAAGGCGCGTACATACTTCGAGGATGCCCGGGAGGGCGGTAACATGGACCGTGGCGATTATTTCTATGCCGGTTCCCTGCTTTTCGCGACCAAGGACTATAAGGGCGCCGTCGAGAACTATACCAAGATGACCGACAGGACCGACAGTATCGGCCAGATAGCAAACTATCAGCTTGGATATAGTTACATCCAGACCCGCAACAAGGTCGCTGCCATGAAGTCCTTCGCGGACGCCTCTTCGAAGAAGTTCGATCCGCAGATCCGCGAGGATGCCTATTTCAACTACGCCAAACTGGCCTTCGACTTGAATAACGACTCATCGGTATTCGAGCGATATATCAAAGAATTCCCCGATGCGGGCAGGGGCGAGCTGATCTACAGTTATCAGGCCCTCGCCGCTTTGTATAACCATGATTACGCCGGAGCTGTCGCCGCCTACGACAAGATCGAGAATCTCGACAAGGACCAGGCCGGCAACTACATGAAGGCAAACTACCTCCGCGCCAGCCAGCTTATCGCCAACGGAGCCTATCGCAGCGCGATTCCATGTCTCCAGGCTGCTTCATCTTATGCCGGACGGCAGTCCGCCTTCGGCCAGCTCAGCCGTTACTGGCTTGCGGAATCATATTTCCGCGACGGCCAGTACTCCCAGGCCAGGGAAATCTATACTGCCCTGTATAACGCGTCGGCTCTGGACCGTCGTCAGGAGGGCAAGGCTCTGTCATACGGCATTGCCTACACTTACTTCAAGGAAGACAAATATGACCAGGCCGCCAGATGGTTCGATACCTATCTCAAGTCCGGCGACCGTCTCTACCGTACCGATGCGTCGGTCCGCAGGGGAGACTGCCTGTTCATGAATAGAAAATACGACGACGCCATCGCCGCTTACGGTCTCGCTATCGGAGACGGCCCGGAGTCGCTCTATCCTGTCTATCAGTCGGGAATTGCCTATGGCCTTGCCGGAAAGAATGCCGCCAAGATCGAAATGCTTTCCCGTGCGAGGAAGGCCTCTCCTTCGGATCCGTTCTGGGCTGAGTCCATGTATGAGCTCGGCCGTGCCTATGTTTCCGGAAAGGACGAAGCCGCTGCGGACGAATGTTACAGGGCAATTGTTTCGTCGTCCCGCGATACGACCTTTATCGCCCGCGCCCTGATCGGGCTTGGAATGAACGCCAGGAATGGCAAGAATTACGACGACGCCCTCGGATACTACAAGCAGGTGGTGGAGAAGATGCCGGGCAGCGAGTTCTCGGAGGATGCTCTTCTGGCGATCGAGTCTATTTACCAGGCTAAGCAGGAGCCGGAGGGCTATCTGGCCTATATCGAGAGCGTATCCCGTCTCGACAAGTCCGATACCGACAAGGAGGCGATGCTGTTCAGCGGTGCCGAGCAGGTATTCTATTCCGAGAATTATGACAAGGCTCTCAATTCTCTCGCTGCTTATATGGAGCGTTATCCGGAGGGCGGAAACTATGTCAAGGCAATGTTCTATACCGCCGAGGCTCACAGGATGCTCGGCAATAAGGAGCAGGCGTGCGACTGGTACCGTAAGGTTCTCGACAAAGCTGAGGGCAAGGTAGCTGAAGAAGCTGCGCGTAATTATGCTACTCTTTCATACGGAATGGAGCGTTTCGAGGATGCACTTGACGGATATGTGCGTTCCGGCAATCATGTCGGCAGTACTCTTGCCGCTTATGGGGCAAAGAAATACGACGCTGTTCCCGGCTACGCCGAGGCTGTGCTCGCCGATAATTCCAGCACGGCTGACGAGAAGAGAGTCGCCGAGTTCCTGAAGGCCAAGTCCCTGCTTGCCACAAGCCATAGGGAAGAGGCATATGCGATTTTTGCGAAGCTCTCCTCCAAGACAAAGAATCCGGAGGGCGCGGAGAGTGCGTTCCTGATGATTCAGGATGCATACGACAGGGGAGACTTCGACGATGTCAAGAAGAGAGTGTTCGCCCTGTCCGATTCCGGTACGGGGGAGAACTACTGGATGGCTAAGGCTTTCATAGTTCTCGGAGATTCCTATGCCGATCAGGAGGACTTCCGTCAGGCCCGGGCTACTTTCGAGAGCGTGCGTGACGGTTACAAGCCGGGCGGCTCCGGAGATGATGTCCTTGACAGCGTCAAAATGAGACTTGCAAAACTTACAGAAATTGAAAACGAATAA
- a CDS encoding Short-chain dehydrogenase, protein MMFTGYFRDKVVIITGASSGIGLASAKLFGSLGAKVVMAARSLEKMQALAHEVSDNQDDVLCVRCDVTVEDDCRSLIEQTVGRFGRIDVLVNNAGVSMRAMFMDLDLKVLKSLMDVNFWGTVYCTKYALPYLLRTKGSLVGVISVAGYSALPARTGYSASKYAVRGFLDTVRIEHLKDGLHVLVFAPGYTASNVRNAALTADGTPQGKTPLDEDGLMSAEKCAEYLAKALYRRKSHVTLTALGKATVLMHNLFPGLLDKLTYKYIAREADSPFK, encoded by the coding sequence ATGATGTTTACCGGATACTTCAGAGACAAAGTCGTGATAATTACTGGAGCCAGCTCGGGGATCGGGTTGGCTTCTGCCAAATTATTCGGAAGCCTCGGCGCAAAGGTCGTGATGGCCGCCAGAAGTCTGGAAAAGATGCAGGCTCTTGCTCATGAAGTATCTGACAATCAGGATGATGTCCTATGTGTCCGCTGCGACGTCACGGTCGAGGACGACTGCCGTTCGCTGATTGAGCAGACGGTCGGGAGATTCGGAAGGATCGACGTCCTCGTCAATAATGCCGGAGTCTCCATGAGGGCAATGTTCATGGACCTGGACCTGAAGGTGCTGAAGTCTCTGATGGACGTCAATTTCTGGGGGACCGTCTATTGTACGAAGTATGCTCTCCCATATCTTCTCCGGACTAAAGGTTCTCTCGTCGGCGTGATTTCTGTCGCCGGATACTCGGCCCTTCCGGCGAGGACTGGATATTCGGCCTCCAAATATGCTGTGCGCGGTTTCCTTGATACAGTGCGCATCGAGCATCTGAAAGACGGGCTGCATGTACTTGTATTTGCGCCCGGATATACTGCTTCTAACGTCCGTAATGCGGCTCTTACCGCGGACGGAACTCCTCAGGGGAAGACTCCTCTCGACGAAGATGGCCTCATGAGCGCAGAAAAGTGCGCGGAGTATCTGGCCAAGGCCCTGTACAGGCGCAAGAGTCATGTGACTCTCACTGCCCTGGGGAAGGCTACAGTCCTGATGCACAATCTTTTCCCCGGATTATTGGATAAATTGACTTATAAGTACATAGCCCGAGAGGCTGACAGCCCGTTCAAGTAA
- a CDS encoding cell division transport system ATP-binding protein, with protein sequence MEENTQNPAPKREPVIIFKNADIINGEAPVIYDLNMEVYPGDFVYIVGKVGTGKTSIIRTMIAENPLVKGIGIVCGYSLNGIKDREIPFLRRKLGVVFQDFQLLMDRSIFDNLSFVLRATGWKDDEKIAARINEVLEAVGMVNKAHKMPHQLSGGEQQRVAIARSLLNKPEVIIADEPTGNLDVETADGIMQLLTGINKEGTAVVMVTHNRQIFEKYRGRVMICKGEACTEQKDDDVIDLALTI encoded by the coding sequence ATGGAAGAGAACACTCAGAACCCCGCTCCGAAAAGAGAACCGGTAATCATATTCAAGAACGCCGACATCATCAACGGCGAAGCTCCCGTCATATATGACCTCAACATGGAAGTATACCCCGGAGACTTCGTCTATATCGTCGGAAAGGTCGGAACCGGAAAGACATCCATAATCCGCACCATGATTGCCGAGAACCCTCTTGTCAAAGGCATAGGAATAGTATGCGGCTACAGCCTCAACGGCATAAAGGACCGCGAAATCCCATTCCTGCGCCGCAAGCTCGGAGTAGTTTTCCAGGACTTCCAGCTGCTTATGGACCGCAGCATCTTCGACAACCTCAGCTTCGTGCTTCGCGCGACCGGATGGAAAGACGACGAAAAGATCGCCGCCCGCATAAACGAAGTCCTCGAAGCGGTTGGAATGGTCAACAAGGCCCATAAGATGCCTCACCAGCTCTCCGGAGGCGAGCAGCAGCGTGTCGCTATCGCCCGGTCCCTCCTCAACAAGCCTGAGGTCATAATCGCCGACGAGCCTACCGGCAATCTCGACGTCGAGACCGCCGACGGGATCATGCAGCTGCTGACCGGAATCAACAAAGAAGGCACCGCCGTCGTAATGGTCACGCACAACCGCCAGATATTCGAGAAATACCGGGGACGAGTCATGATATGCAAAGGCGAGGCCTGCACTGAACAGAAAGACGACGACGTAATCGACCTCGCCCTGACCATATAG